The uncultured Hyphomonas sp. genome includes a region encoding these proteins:
- a CDS encoding AAA family ATPase yields the protein MMAGPTKDTPDNIYAAPARWVASGAGAQGNLFLTGRAGTGKTTMLRKFLAQAGDSAVVLAPTGVAAMNAGGQTIHSFFKFPPRLIEPADIRRLRSTRLVKAIDTMIIDEISMVRSDMLDAIDKSLKLNRASKRPFGGVRMILSGDLHQLPPVVSGQEAPILQERHGGQYFFNCDAFREAEFALLALKHVFRQEDPRFLALLGALRTGRVTPADEAILQSIVSHRSAVDASETHVVLTPNNANAFRINQARLEGLPGKPHPFYADVQGQFDEKAYPTEAELELKEGARVMLIRNDPEGRWVNGSLAVVAGFTSKSVIVDIDGHAYEIEPAAWEKFRYELDPETKKVKREVVGTFKQMPLRLAYAVTIHKAQGLTLDKVYIDFDHGMFAHGQTYVAFSRARTLEGLEISRPLRPRDLVFDREAFAFGKLDTIEDTDAYLLARFAKSEEQLL from the coding sequence ATGATGGCTGGCCCCACGAAAGACACTCCTGACAATATCTATGCCGCGCCGGCCCGCTGGGTCGCCAGCGGCGCAGGGGCGCAGGGAAACCTGTTCCTGACTGGCCGGGCCGGTACCGGCAAGACCACGATGCTGCGCAAATTCCTCGCCCAGGCGGGGGACAGCGCCGTCGTTCTGGCGCCCACGGGTGTCGCCGCGATGAATGCGGGCGGGCAGACGATCCACTCCTTCTTCAAATTCCCGCCGCGCCTGATTGAGCCCGCCGATATCCGGCGCCTGCGGTCGACCCGGCTGGTCAAGGCGATCGATACGATGATCATCGACGAAATCTCGATGGTCCGCTCCGACATGCTGGATGCAATTGACAAGTCTCTGAAGCTGAACCGCGCGTCCAAGCGACCATTTGGCGGGGTACGGATGATCCTGTCCGGTGACCTGCACCAGCTGCCGCCGGTTGTCTCCGGTCAGGAAGCGCCGATCCTGCAGGAACGCCACGGCGGGCAATATTTCTTCAACTGCGATGCCTTCCGGGAAGCCGAGTTTGCGCTGCTGGCGCTGAAACACGTGTTCCGTCAGGAAGACCCGCGCTTCCTTGCCCTGCTCGGCGCCCTGCGGACCGGCCGTGTGACCCCGGCAGACGAGGCGATCCTGCAAAGTATCGTCTCGCATCGCTCCGCCGTGGACGCGTCCGAAACCCATGTCGTGCTGACCCCCAACAATGCGAATGCCTTCCGCATCAATCAGGCGCGCCTCGAAGGCCTGCCAGGCAAACCCCACCCCTTCTATGCGGACGTGCAGGGACAGTTCGACGAGAAGGCCTATCCCACCGAAGCCGAGCTGGAGCTGAAAGAAGGCGCGCGGGTCATGCTGATCCGCAACGATCCTGAAGGGCGCTGGGTCAACGGTTCGCTGGCCGTCGTGGCCGGGTTCACCAGCAAGAGCGTGATCGTCGATATCGACGGCCACGCCTATGAAATCGAGCCCGCAGCCTGGGAAAAATTCCGCTATGAACTCGACCCCGAAACCAAGAAGGTAAAGCGCGAAGTTGTCGGTACCTTCAAGCAGATGCCCCTCCGGCTCGCCTATGCCGTGACCATTCACAAGGCGCAGGGCCTGACGCTGGACAAGGTGTATATCGATTTCGACCATGGCATGTTCGCACACGGACAGACCTATGTGGCCTTTTCCCGCGCACGCACGCTTGAGGGGCTGGAGATCAGCCGCCCGCTCCGCCCCCGTGACCTCGTCTTCGACCGCGAGGCGTTTGCGTTCGGGAAGCTGGATACGATCGAGGACACAGACGCGTACCTGTTGGCCAGGTTCGCAAAATCCGAAGAACAGCTTTTGTAG
- a CDS encoding response regulator, translating into MLADLISGELPYLRRYARALLGTRSAGDAAVETMLETKMLVMLGQGKTIAQRKDLFRALDETIMEELSKGKLNQEVAKILRSMTTDERRAVMLTAVEGFSIFETAEILCTSTSFVEEALTSAETSLQSALATTVLVIEDEILIAEMLAGIVLEAGHSVLGIATTHKQAVELAASGKFGLILADIALADGSSGAEAVAEIQASLPRPVPVIFITAFPKRLLTGETSEPAFLIPKPFLPRQVRAMVEQAVMAAFLEEPH; encoded by the coding sequence TTGCTGGCTGATCTGATTTCAGGTGAGTTGCCGTACTTGCGCCGTTACGCCCGTGCCCTTCTCGGGACCCGGAGCGCGGGCGATGCAGCGGTTGAGACAATGCTCGAAACCAAAATGCTCGTCATGCTGGGTCAGGGAAAAACCATTGCTCAGCGCAAAGACCTGTTCCGGGCTCTGGATGAAACCATCATGGAAGAGCTGTCGAAGGGCAAGCTCAACCAGGAAGTCGCCAAGATCCTGCGCTCCATGACGACCGATGAGCGCCGCGCCGTGATGCTGACGGCAGTGGAAGGCTTCAGCATTTTCGAGACGGCAGAAATCCTGTGCACATCGACAAGCTTTGTCGAGGAAGCCCTGACCAGCGCGGAAACATCCCTGCAATCAGCCCTGGCCACGACCGTACTGGTGATCGAAGACGAAATCCTGATCGCCGAAATGCTGGCCGGTATCGTACTGGAAGCCGGCCATTCCGTGCTTGGGATCGCCACAACCCACAAGCAGGCCGTGGAACTGGCCGCATCCGGCAAGTTCGGCCTGATCCTGGCAGATATTGCGCTGGCGGACGGGTCTTCGGGCGCGGAAGCCGTGGCCGAGATCCAGGCGAGCCTGCCGCGGCCGGTGCCGGTGATCTTCATTACCGCCTTCCCGAAGCGGCTGTTGACCGGGGAAACGTCCGAACCGGCCTTCCTTATTCCCAAGCCCTTCCTGCCCCGGCAGGTTCGCGCAATGGTCGAGCAAGCCGTCATGGCGGCCTTTCTGGAAGAACCACACTAG
- a CDS encoding transcriptional repressor, which produces MPEFNAASFLEKLGLRATRPRQAIARILFADGQNRHVTAEWLAEEVSQHGEPVALATIYNTLHSLADAGALRMVRGTGQDNIVFDTYTRPHHHFLDERTGALTDIPDGQLALETLPTAPEGRTIAGYDIVIRIR; this is translated from the coding sequence ATGCCGGAATTCAACGCCGCCTCTTTTCTGGAAAAGCTGGGCCTGCGCGCCACGCGCCCGCGGCAGGCCATTGCGCGCATCCTGTTTGCCGACGGGCAGAACCGCCATGTGACCGCGGAATGGCTGGCAGAAGAAGTAAGCCAGCACGGCGAACCTGTTGCACTGGCAACGATCTACAACACGCTGCACAGCCTGGCTGACGCAGGTGCCCTGCGCATGGTGCGCGGCACGGGCCAGGACAATATCGTGTTCGACACCTACACCCGGCCGCATCATCATTTCCTGGATGAACGGACCGGAGCGCTGACGGACATTCCTGACGGGCAGCTTGCCCTTGAAACCCTGCCGACTGCCCCCGAAGGTCGGACCATTGCAGGATATGACATCGTCATCCGCATTCGCTGA
- a CDS encoding GcrA family cell cycle regulator, translating into MSWTDERVSALKKLWAEGHSASQIAKQLGGVTRNAVIGKVHRLGLSGRATPSRPVKRPPRLARPKPRVLPDGSVKVPAPQAPERPVEAPRTVIERQEPLAPLPPLTMADGEPATILTLRDSMCKWPIGDPADPKFAFCGRKADCGPYCAEHAKVAFQPARKRDSKRGEYDYVRRIAG; encoded by the coding sequence ATGTCCTGGACTGACGAACGCGTGAGTGCGCTAAAGAAACTCTGGGCTGAGGGCCATTCGGCCTCCCAGATCGCAAAGCAACTTGGCGGCGTGACCCGCAATGCCGTCATCGGCAAGGTTCACCGCCTCGGCCTGTCCGGCCGCGCAACCCCCTCCCGGCCGGTCAAACGCCCGCCGCGTCTGGCCCGTCCGAAGCCCCGCGTCCTGCCGGACGGTTCGGTCAAGGTGCCCGCCCCGCAGGCGCCGGAACGGCCTGTCGAAGCGCCGCGCACGGTGATCGAGCGCCAGGAGCCTCTGGCCCCGCTGCCACCGCTGACCATGGCCGACGGCGAGCCTGCCACGATCCTGACGCTGCGCGACTCCATGTGCAAATGGCCCATCGGCGACCCAGCAGATCCGAAGTTTGCGTTCTGCGGCCGCAAGGCTGACTGCGGTCCGTACTGCGCCGAACATGCGAAAGTCGCCTTCCAGCCTGCCCGCAAGCGGGACTCCAAGCGGGGCGAGTATGATTACGTCCGCCGTATCGCCGGCTGA
- a CDS encoding ABC transporter permease, whose translation MTSTDSSAAPAPAPALSTSASRNVRQYGAVNGLGLWTLFKREVGRFMKVWMQTILAPVVTTLLFMTVFKLAFGDRGNLTGDFEGLNYNDFLAPGLIVMAILQNAFQNTSSSLVQAKFNSTYVDFLMPPLSPLELTAGFLGGAIVRGLLVAIISGIGIQLSGLANLSVAHVWPILWFSVTSAIVLGGLGAIGGIWADKFDHLSAVTNFVIVPLTFLSGTFYDIKVMTPPFQLMAHLDPFFYMIDGFRYGFLGVSNSSVWTGVTYTGILSAISVLGVWWLFRSGYKLKA comes from the coding sequence ATGACTTCGACCGACTCCTCCGCCGCACCGGCGCCCGCACCGGCTCTTTCCACATCCGCCAGCCGCAATGTCCGCCAGTATGGCGCGGTCAACGGGCTCGGCCTGTGGACGCTTTTCAAACGGGAAGTGGGCAGATTTATGAAGGTGTGGATGCAGACCATCCTGGCACCTGTCGTCACGACGCTCCTGTTCATGACCGTGTTCAAGCTGGCTTTCGGTGACAGGGGCAACCTGACCGGGGATTTCGAGGGCCTGAATTACAATGACTTCCTGGCGCCCGGCCTGATCGTTATGGCGATCCTGCAGAACGCCTTCCAGAATACGAGCTCCAGCCTGGTGCAGGCCAAGTTCAATTCAACCTATGTCGATTTCCTGATGCCGCCGCTGTCGCCGCTTGAGCTGACGGCCGGTTTCCTTGGCGGGGCGATCGTGCGCGGCCTGCTCGTGGCGATCATTTCCGGCATCGGCATCCAGTTGAGCGGCCTGGCCAATCTGTCGGTGGCGCATGTCTGGCCGATCCTCTGGTTCAGCGTGACATCTGCCATCGTTCTGGGCGGTCTTGGTGCAATCGGAGGCATCTGGGCCGACAAGTTCGACCATCTTTCGGCCGTCACCAACTTCGTGATCGTGCCGCTGACCTTCCTGTCGGGCACGTTCTACGACATCAAGGTGATGACCCCGCCATTCCAGCTGATGGCCCACCTCGATCCCTTCTTCTATATGATTGACGGGTTCCGTTATGGTTTCCTCGGGGTTTCCAACTCCTCGGTCTGGACCGGCGTGACCTATACCGGGATCCTCTCGGCGATCTCCGTTCTGGGCGTCTGGTGGCTGTTCCGGTCGGGTTACAAGCTCAAGGCCTGA
- a CDS encoding caspase family protein, producing MTYRFRALLAASSLALAAACASTPNSSTGADPSASENWLEAAWHWMFPPDAPPPPPPPPPPPPPPPPPPPPPPPVVSETVAGFPPEELYAVMQSPGIDPYDPANREVIRAYLIAHGVGYEKTDDVFRYFGIDPGAPTSPVASGSIGSSNGGRREPAGDRNGSADEDGYLGENDPGPAPAEEETADEQDALVDFLRMSGIDVPEGATSEELEALLYEAMNLDDLEPTAAGPGNSSQCQAELEDPDTISLICEMYDEIGVNSELKTARIPVGDDLPATLKRIAVQVSGGMERLELGMPDARLCVWNMDGAVTEDNYMYFGECGLWTEPLSKLVEAGAGNFNSGRVAHQAPNEMVVDQAYFLEIAIQPLTQNISVAAADTMLTSTLGTGLAPGSTETPFAIAFDTVKASKIMSATLEGDDEFDIRAMTPEQQAVLPDAPTVWKWRVVPKEDGYGALRYNLSQSLEVDGERFERSVKTIWQDVDISTIDDLLEDDTPAAPRDTSVMASTLVAPVSGGGGEISAASAEAGCTFTQGSDPDRFAMVLSNLAYNPPISRLAETHEDGDRIAAALGETGFSVQRCRDAGRSQTLSALREVGRKSLARKQAGAHPATFFYYSGHGVNVDGTNYVLPVDLPGASTAEIEDGAVNFEQIFNIVSTTVASTSFIVFDACRTVMDDESRGMLRSYQPVTWSTGVFQAYATEPGKTAADDGAYSEELAQRLPASGVPANVLFKRVQDAVARRTNQQQNPNYIDLTTGGDFYFQPE from the coding sequence ATGACGTACCGTTTCCGGGCATTGCTGGCCGCAAGCTCGCTGGCATTGGCCGCCGCCTGCGCCAGCACACCGAACTCTTCGACCGGCGCCGACCCGTCCGCGAGCGAAAACTGGCTGGAAGCGGCCTGGCACTGGATGTTCCCGCCGGACGCACCGCCCCCGCCGCCTCCTCCCCCTCCTCCACCTCCTCCTCCTCCGCCGCCGCCGCCGCCTCCGCCGCCGGTAGTGTCGGAGACAGTGGCTGGGTTCCCGCCCGAGGAGCTCTATGCGGTGATGCAGTCGCCCGGAATCGATCCGTACGATCCGGCCAATCGGGAAGTGATCCGCGCCTATCTGATCGCGCACGGCGTCGGGTATGAAAAAACGGACGACGTATTCCGCTATTTCGGGATCGATCCTGGCGCGCCGACGAGCCCGGTTGCCTCAGGCAGCATCGGCAGTTCGAACGGCGGCCGCAGGGAACCCGCCGGCGACCGTAACGGGTCTGCGGACGAAGATGGCTATCTGGGGGAAAACGATCCCGGCCCGGCGCCGGCGGAGGAGGAAACGGCCGATGAGCAGGACGCCCTCGTCGACTTCCTGCGCATGAGCGGGATCGATGTGCCGGAAGGCGCGACATCGGAAGAACTGGAAGCGCTCCTCTACGAAGCGATGAACCTGGACGACCTGGAACCGACCGCTGCAGGACCAGGCAATTCGTCACAATGCCAGGCGGAGCTGGAAGATCCGGACACGATCAGTCTGATCTGCGAGATGTACGATGAGATCGGTGTGAACAGCGAACTCAAGACCGCCAGGATTCCGGTCGGCGACGACCTGCCCGCCACACTGAAACGTATTGCCGTTCAGGTCAGCGGCGGCATGGAGCGTCTGGAACTGGGCATGCCGGACGCACGGCTTTGTGTCTGGAACATGGACGGCGCGGTTACCGAAGACAACTACATGTATTTTGGCGAGTGCGGTCTCTGGACCGAGCCGCTCAGCAAGCTGGTCGAGGCAGGTGCGGGAAATTTCAATTCCGGCCGCGTTGCCCATCAGGCCCCCAATGAAATGGTTGTCGACCAGGCCTACTTCCTCGAAATCGCCATCCAGCCGCTGACGCAGAATATTTCCGTCGCAGCCGCCGACACGATGCTGACCAGCACGCTGGGCACGGGCCTTGCCCCCGGCAGCACGGAAACGCCTTTCGCTATCGCGTTCGATACGGTGAAGGCATCGAAGATCATGTCGGCCACTCTGGAAGGCGACGACGAATTCGATATCCGCGCCATGACACCGGAACAACAGGCCGTCCTGCCGGATGCACCGACAGTGTGGAAGTGGCGGGTTGTTCCGAAGGAGGACGGGTACGGGGCCCTCCGCTACAATCTCTCACAAAGCCTGGAGGTCGATGGCGAACGGTTCGAACGTTCGGTGAAGACGATCTGGCAGGACGTCGACATATCCACCATCGACGATCTTCTCGAAGACGACACCCCTGCCGCCCCGCGCGATACTTCGGTCATGGCGAGCACGCTGGTGGCGCCGGTCTCCGGCGGCGGCGGCGAAATTTCGGCCGCCTCAGCAGAAGCCGGGTGTACCTTCACCCAGGGCAGCGATCCGGACCGGTTTGCCATGGTCCTGTCGAACCTTGCCTACAATCCACCGATCAGCCGCCTTGCCGAAACGCATGAGGATGGCGACCGCATCGCCGCAGCATTGGGAGAGACGGGATTCAGCGTGCAGCGCTGCCGGGATGCCGGCCGCAGCCAGACCCTTAGCGCCTTGCGTGAAGTCGGCCGCAAATCCCTCGCCCGAAAGCAAGCCGGCGCCCACCCGGCGACCTTCTTCTATTACTCCGGACACGGCGTGAATGTTGACGGGACAAACTATGTCCTTCCCGTCGACCTGCCGGGCGCCAGCACGGCGGAGATCGAGGACGGGGCCGTCAACTTCGAACAGATCTTCAACATCGTCTCGACGACCGTGGCCTCAACCAGCTTCATCGTGTTCGATGCGTGCCGGACGGTGATGGACGATGAAAGCCGCGGCATGCTGCGCAGCTACCAGCCGGTGACCTGGTCAACCGGCGTGTTCCAGGCTTACGCCACCGAGCCTGGCAAGACGGCCGCCGATGACGGGGCCTATTCGGAAGAACTGGCCCAGCGCCTGCCCGCCTCCGGCGTGCCTGCGAACGTCCTGTTCAAGCGCGTGCAGGACGCCGTTGCCCGGCGTACGAACCAGCAACAGAATCCGAACTATATCGACCTGACGACGGGCGGGGATTTCTACTTCCAGCCTGAGTGA
- a CDS encoding PaaI family thioesterase, translating into MTYLVPDDAATPAFINKRNTDTLPGHLGIQLTEVRRDGTAGGFAIAAHHMAPNGYLHAGSLVTLADSLCGIACSASLPAKAAGFTTIELKSNFFSTATEGHVDGVAKPVHLGGTTQVWDCEVTHRETGKRMALFRCTQMVLSPRT; encoded by the coding sequence ATGACCTATCTCGTACCTGACGATGCCGCCACGCCCGCTTTCATCAACAAACGGAATACCGACACGCTGCCCGGCCATCTGGGCATCCAGCTGACGGAGGTCCGGCGCGACGGCACCGCAGGCGGCTTTGCCATCGCAGCCCACCACATGGCACCGAACGGTTACCTGCATGCCGGCAGTCTCGTCACCTTGGCGGACTCTCTGTGCGGGATCGCTTGCTCCGCCAGCCTGCCCGCAAAAGCGGCCGGATTCACGACCATCGAACTGAAGTCGAACTTTTTCTCAACCGCAACAGAAGGCCATGTCGACGGGGTCGCAAAGCCCGTCCACCTCGGCGGCACGACCCAGGTCTGGGACTGCGAAGTGACACACCGTGAAACCGGAAAGCGAATGGCGCTGTTCCGTTGCACGCAAATGGTGCTGTCGCCCCGAACTTAG
- a CDS encoding Na+/H+ antiporter NhaC family protein, whose protein sequence is MLAILVAALSRNVYVALGLGLIASETLIAGGNPVLGSLMSAERSVQVLTDAGNARVLVFCLLIGALIVFMRESGGVDATVGLLDRKGLTSTPRRAGLAPAIAGTLVFVETNVSLLSSGVLGRRLYDTHGLSRERLAYVIDSTSAPVSALILLNGWGAYVLTLVQPYYGEQSLGVVAGTVMWNAYAVLTLAGVFLTVTLNRTFGPMRTADLEARPGAAELETVDHTPANRAIHMWLPLLVMVAGSIGFMAWTGKGNMLAGSGSLSILWGVCVAIALAAVMLWVSKVFTGAEIQERFFRGIGEMVPPVTVLLLAIAFGASLKALGTGTYMAGIVSDYLPAAVVPMAVFLVAGVTAFMTGTSWGTFGIMVPIAMPVAQAVGFPPELMLAAVIGGGVFGDHCSPISDTTVIASLAAGCDHVRHVATQLPYAVAAGVITSVIYLIAGLALS, encoded by the coding sequence GTGCTGGCAATTCTCGTCGCGGCGCTGTCGCGGAATGTCTATGTCGCGCTCGGCCTCGGCCTGATCGCGTCCGAAACCCTGATCGCAGGCGGCAACCCGGTGCTTGGATCGTTGATGTCGGCCGAGCGCTCCGTGCAGGTTCTGACCGATGCAGGGAACGCACGGGTGCTGGTCTTCTGCTTGCTGATCGGAGCGCTGATCGTGTTCATGCGAGAATCCGGCGGGGTGGATGCCACAGTCGGCCTGCTGGACCGTAAGGGCCTGACGTCGACGCCGCGCCGCGCGGGCCTCGCGCCCGCTATCGCCGGCACGCTGGTCTTCGTGGAGACCAATGTCAGCCTGCTCAGCTCTGGCGTGCTCGGGCGGCGCCTCTACGACACGCACGGGCTTTCGCGTGAGCGGCTCGCCTATGTGATCGACTCCACGTCCGCGCCGGTCTCGGCCCTGATCCTCTTGAACGGATGGGGCGCCTATGTGCTGACGCTGGTGCAGCCATATTACGGGGAGCAGAGCCTCGGCGTCGTTGCAGGTACCGTCATGTGGAACGCCTATGCGGTGCTGACTCTGGCGGGTGTGTTTCTCACCGTCACGCTGAACCGCACCTTCGGCCCCATGCGCACGGCGGACCTCGAGGCGCGGCCGGGGGCAGCTGAGCTGGAAACGGTCGACCATACGCCGGCGAACCGGGCCATCCATATGTGGTTGCCGCTGCTGGTCATGGTCGCTGGGTCCATCGGGTTCATGGCGTGGACGGGGAAGGGCAACATGCTGGCCGGTAGCGGTAGCCTGTCGATCCTGTGGGGCGTGTGCGTGGCGATCGCGCTGGCCGCGGTGATGCTGTGGGTGAGCAAAGTATTCACCGGCGCCGAGATCCAGGAACGCTTCTTCCGCGGCATCGGTGAGATGGTGCCGCCGGTGACCGTCCTGCTGCTGGCCATCGCCTTCGGGGCGAGCCTGAAGGCGCTGGGCACAGGCACCTACATGGCTGGAATCGTTTCGGATTACCTGCCCGCCGCCGTCGTACCGATGGCCGTTTTCCTCGTCGCCGGCGTGACAGCCTTCATGACGGGGACGAGTTGGGGGACTTTTGGAATCATGGTGCCCATAGCGATGCCGGTGGCGCAGGCGGTGGGCTTCCCGCCGGAGCTGATGCTGGCGGCGGTGATCGGCGGCGGCGTGTTCGGCGACCATTGCTCGCCCATCTCCGACACGACCGTGATCGCAAGCCTTGCAGCAGGATGCGACCATGTCCGCCATGTCGCGACGCAGCTGCCTTATGCCGTGGCCGCAGGCGTGATCACCTCGGTGATCTACCTGATCGCCGGCCTCGCGCTCAGCTGA
- a CDS encoding RelA/SpoT domain-containing protein, which yields MTNLELRYSDLHDNYLVPCTNLLREHVAGKFLTTKFIDRVSARAKSVESFLGKATKELEDGSAKYKDPFEQIQDLIGVRIVVFYPQTVVVIDDIIDSYYTSYEESEKHPESSQEFGYEGKHFLLKIPAETLPDNVPTDFPECFELQIKTLFQHAFSEATHDLVYKPGSTIASDQQKRAAYAAASAWGADQVLQQLVEELLPDYPSKEA from the coding sequence ATGACCAATCTGGAGCTAAGGTATTCGGATCTCCACGACAATTACCTCGTTCCGTGCACTAATCTTTTGCGAGAACATGTTGCTGGAAAATTTCTCACAACCAAGTTCATCGACCGAGTATCAGCACGAGCAAAATCAGTAGAAAGCTTCCTAGGTAAAGCCACAAAAGAACTTGAAGATGGATCAGCAAAATATAAGGATCCATTTGAGCAAATTCAAGATTTAATCGGTGTGCGGATTGTTGTTTTCTACCCACAAACCGTTGTCGTTATCGATGACATTATTGATTCCTATTACACGTCGTACGAAGAAAGTGAGAAGCATCCAGAATCCTCACAAGAGTTTGGATATGAAGGCAAACATTTCCTATTAAAAATTCCTGCCGAGACTCTTCCAGACAACGTGCCGACGGATTTTCCTGAATGCTTCGAGCTGCAAATCAAAACTCTATTCCAACACGCATTCTCAGAAGCCACTCATGACCTCGTATACAAACCTGGTTCCACCATTGCGTCCGACCAACAGAAGAGAGCAGCATACGCAGCAGCTTCTGCTTGGGGAGCGGATCAAGTCCTACAACAATTGGTAGAAGAGCTACTCCCCGATTATCCGTCAAAAGAAGCGTGA
- a CDS encoding UvrB/UvrC motif-containing protein, translated as MPPAGELRLDNKAVVADLEKQMRKAAANLAFEEAARLRDEVKRRREEELGLS; from the coding sequence TTGCCACCTGCGGGAGAATTACGGCTAGATAACAAGGCTGTGGTCGCCGACCTCGAAAAGCAGATGCGCAAAGCCGCCGCGAACCTGGCGTTCGAAGAAGCGGCCCGCCTGCGGGACGAGGTGAAGCGGCGACGGGAGGAAGAGCTGGGGCTGTCTTGA